The Chelonia mydas isolate rCheMyd1 chromosome 3, rCheMyd1.pri.v2, whole genome shotgun sequence genome includes a region encoding these proteins:
- the ABCC10 gene encoding ATP-binding cassette sub-family C member 10, with amino-acid sequence MEEILADLCGTRPEDPLPVWVHGSVGHCFNQLILNVVPHAILALVSACYLGTPRSPVQGASHRPGWKCRIAASFVLTGLPILDIISAAITQQELGTLYLAVLASGIALLAWLTHSLALLMLYRSMYGSSRGPVAMVLLALFPVPALIITLVWYCQNGVAWPHFHAAHICRLSILCLQLASLLIYVIGYITPVASRQVFCSINDSWQREPLITESGIPAPNWQGVAEDGESWLSRFSYAWMNPLMKRGYQWMLNRPQDVYLLPRRLQAARVHDHFYSCWQEKAALIQKEEDTMSSTSPIVTKSDGSGDASPSSGSRCDAQQAVQLLSVLHAAFGLRYYSLGLLKLAGSLLGFSGPLLLNLLVSFMESHQEPLSHGVLYALGLFAGSFLGALLRNQFSYEVNKVMLTVRAAVISAIYRKALRVSGSSLAGFTMGEIVNFMSTDTDRLVNFCVSFHEVWSLPFQFAITLYLLYQQVGVAFLGGLALALLLVPVNKVIANRIMENNKEMLKHKDTRVKLMTEFLCGMRVIKFYTWEQHFGARINACRAKELQKLRAIKYLDAVCVYLWAALPVVVSIVIFITYVLLGHQLTATKVFTALALVGMLILPLNNFPWVLNGILDAKVSLDRIQCFLELSDQDLHAYYTTDGPTDPSSALEMRHSTFSWSPAREESTRQHLSRGTLQIFIQDLAVAKGALVGVVGKVGCGKSSLLAAITGELNRFGGQVYVSDLERGFGLATQEPWIQFTTVRENILFGRDYDARLYHEVLEGCALSDDLNILPAGDQTEVGENGVTLSGGQKARIALARAVYQEKEIYLLDDPLAAVDADVANHLMQKCILGVLKHKTRILCTHRTEFLEKADTLLLMDNGRIVKTGTPSEILPLVEATPKVNENKRRQNKVPAEQGQEEDMEIEAEELGQANCLLQREEEKKEGAVAFQVYRAYWLAVGSCLALSVFFSLLLMQASGNVSVWWLSHWISNLPQTANISTRPLSASVPSPQLLLFSLAGLVSRIQVLGTAPVHPNSTLDVNFYLMVYGGIAGANSVFTILRAFLFAYGTIRAATVIHSRLLQRVMKATVTFFDITPTGRILNRFSSDLYCVDDSLPFILNIFLANVFGLLGMLVMITYGLPWIGLILLPLAALYFSIQRYYRCTSRELKRLYSLTLSPIYTHFSETLTGLSTIRATRATDRFEAENQLRLEQNQRCLFATNTAMQWLDIRLQMIGVAVVTAIAGIAIIQHQRQLGNPGLVGLALSYALSVTNLLSGLISSFTQTETMMVSVERAEEYSTDIPIEPQEQLVQVAPDWPSQGHVEFQQVVLTYRPGLPNALDGVTFTIYPGEKVGIVGRTGSGKSTIFLALFRMVELRGGRILLDNVDSRSVGLESLRSKLAIIPQDPFLFSGTIRENLDPLGRHTDFDLYQVLEQCHLQTVITQMGGLDSELGERGKSLSVGQRQLVCLARALLTQAKVLCIDEATASVDQKTDQLLQQTIRQRFADKTVLTIAHRLNTILDSDRVLVMHGGKVAELDSPAVLSKREDSLFQQLLTSGQQ; translated from the exons ATGGAAGAGATCCTGGCTGATCTGTGTGGTACCAGGCCGGAAGACCCACTTCCTGTGTGGGTCCATGGTAGTGTTGGTCACTGCTTTAACCAGCTGATTTTGAATGTTGTCCCTCACGCAATCCTTGCTTTAGTAAGCGCCTGCTACCTCGGCACTCCAAG ATCTCCTGTCCAAGGGGCTTCCCACAGACCTGGCTGGAAATGCAGAATTGCTGCCTCCTTCGTACTCACTGGCCTCCCCATCCTTGATATAATCTCAGCAGCCATCACTCAGCAGGAGTTGGGTACCCTGTATCTGGCAGTGCTGGCAAGTGGCATTGCTCTGCTGGCATGGCTCACTCATAGCCTGGCACTCCTCATGCTTTACAGGTCCATGTACGGTTCCTCCCGTGGCCCTGTAGCCATGGTGCTCCTAGCCCTCTTCCCTGTCCCTGCCCTTATCATCACACTGGTATGGTACTGCCAGAATGGGGTGGCCTGGCCCCACTTCCATGCTGCTCACATCTGCAGACTCTCCATCCTCTGCCTGCAGTTGGCCTCTCTACTTATCTATGTGATCGGGTATATTACTCCTGTTGCCAGCAGGCAAGTTTTTTGCTCCATCAATGACTCCTGGCAGCGTGAACCTCTCATCACAGAGTCAGGGATCCCAGCGCCTAACTGGCAGGGAGTGGCAGAGGATGGTGAAAGCTGGCTCTCGCGCTTCTCTTATGCTTGGATGAACCCTCTTATGAAGCGTGGCTATCAGTGGATGCTGAATCGGCCACAGGATGTCTATCTGCTACCTCGACGGCTCCAGGCTGCCAGGGTCCATGACCATTTCTACTCCTGCTGGCAGGAAAAGGCAGCTCTCATCCAAAAGGAGGAAGATACAATGTCTTCCACTAGCCCAATTGTCACCAAAAGTGATGGGAGTGGAGATGCCTCCCCCTCTTCAGGGAGCCGCTGTGATGCCCAGCAGGCTGTGCAACTCCTCTCAGTGCTGCATGCAGCCTTTGGGCTCCGCTACTACTCCCTAGGACTCCTCAAACTGGCTGGCAGCCTGTTGGGTTTCTCAGGTCCCCTGCTCCTGAACCTGCTGGTTAGCTTCATGGAGTCGCACCAGGAGCCTCTGAGCCATGGGGTGCTGTATGCCCTTGGCCTCTTTGCTGGCTCCTTCCTGGGTGCTCTCTTGCGGAACCAGTTCAGCTATGAGGTGAATAAGGTGATGCTGACGGTGCGTGCGGCAGTCATCTCTGCCATCTATCGCAAGGCTCTGCGGGTTAGCGGCAGCAGTCTGGCTGGCTTCACCATGGGTGAGATTGTCAACTTCATGAGCACAGACACCGATCGGCTGGTCAACTTTTGCGTCAGCTTCCATGAGGTGTGGAGTCTCCCTTTCCAGTTTGCCATCACCCTCTACCTCCTCTACCAGCAGGTGGGGGTAGCCTTCCTGGgaggcctggccctggccctgctgcttGTGCCTGTCAACAAGGTCATAGCAAACCGTATCATGGAGAACAACAAGGAGATGCTGAAGCACAAAGACACACGAGTTAAG CTAATGACAGAGTTCCTGTGTGGCATGCGAGTGATCAAGTTTTACACCTGGGAGCAGCACTTCGGTGCCCGGATAAATGCCTGCCGAGCCAAGGAGCTGCAAAAGCTGCGAGCCATCAAGTACCTGGATGCCGTGTGCGTGTACCTATGGGCAGCACTGCCAGTAGTCGTCTCCATTGTCATCTTCATCACCTATGTCCTGCTGGGGCACCAACTCACTGCCACCAAG GTATTTACAGCCTTGGCGCTTGTTGGGATGCTGATTCTTCCCCTCAATAACTTCCCTTGGGTGTTGAATGGAATCTTGGATGCCAAAGTGTCCCTGGATCGCATCCAGTGTTTCCTCGAGCTCTCTGACCAGGACCTGCATGCTTATTACACCACTG ATGGCCCCACAGACCCATCCTCTGCACTGGAAATGCGTCACTCCACCTTCTCCTGGTCACCGGCCAGGGAGGAGAGCACCAGGCAGCACCTGTCCAGAGGGACTCTGCAGATCTTCATTCAGGACCTGGCAGTGGCAAag GGGGCGCTGGTTGGAGTTGTTGGGAAAGTTGGCTGTGGCAAGAGCTCTCTGCTTGCAGCAATCACTGGAGAACTCAACAG ATTTGGCGGGCAAGTGTATGTCTCGGATCTGGAGCGAGGATTTGGCCTGGCCACGCAGGAGCCCTGGATCCAGTTTACCACTGTCCGTGAGAATATACTCTTTGGGAGGGACTATGATGCCAGGCTGTACCACGAGGTGCTTGAGGGCTGTGCACTTTCCGATGATCTGAAT ATCTTACCAGCAGGTGACCAGACGGAGGTAGGTGAGAATGGAGTGACCCTCAGTGGGGGACAGAAGGCTCGAATCGCCCTTGCTAGAGCCGTTTATCAG GAGAAGGAGATTTATCTTCTTGATGATCCACTGGCAGCTGTTGATGCTGATGTAGCCAATCACCTTATGCAGAAATGTATTCTGGGAGTTCTCAAACACAAGACCAGGATTCTTTGCACACACAGGACGGAGTTTTTAGAGAAGGCTGACACCTTGCTGCTCATGGACAATGGCAGAATAGTCAAGACAG ggaCCCCATCTGAAATCCTGCCACTGGTGGAAGCCACTCCCAAGGTCAATGAGAATAAGAGGAGGCAAAATAAAG tccctgctgagCAAGGCCAAGAGGAGGACATGGAGATAGAGGCAGAGGAACTGGGCCAAGCCAACTGCCTCCTCCAGcgagaggaagaaaagaaagaaggggcAGTAGCTTTTCAGGTGTATAGGGCATATTGGCTGGCAGTGGGCAGCTGCCTAGCATTGTCCGTCTTCTTCTCCCTGCTCCTGATGCAAG CATCTGGGAATGTCTCAGTTTGGTGGTTGTCACACTGGATCTCCAACCTGCCCCAGACGGCGAACATCTCCACGAGGCCCCTGTCAgcttctgtcccttccccacagctgctgctcttctcCCTTGCGGGGCTTGT gtccCGCATCCAGGTGTTGGGCACAGCTCCAGTCCATCCCAATAGCACACTGGATGTGAACTTCTACCTGATGGTGTATGGCGGCATTGCTGGGGCCAACTCAGTCTTCACCATCCTACGGGCCTTCCTCTTTGCCTACGGCACCATCCGCGCTGCCACTGTCATTCACAGCCGGCTGCTCCAGAGAGTGATGAAG GCCACGGTGACCTTTTTTGACATTACGCCGACTGGCCGGATCCTGAACCGCTTCTCTTCGGACCTGTACTGTGTGGACGACAGCCTGCCCTTCATCCTCAACATCTTCCTGGCCAATGTCTTTGGGCTGCTGGGCATGCTGGTGATGATAACCTATGGGCTGCCCTGGATTGGTCTGATCTTGCTGCCACTGGCTGCCCTCTACTTCTCCATCCAGCGCTATTACCGGTGTACCTCCCGTGAGCTCAAGCGCCTCTACAGCCTCACCCTGTCCCCCATCTACACCCACTTCTCAGAGACCCTGACAGGGCTGAGCACTATCCGAGCCACCCGGGCCACTGACAG ATTTGAGGCAGAGAATCAGCTGCGACTGGAGCAGAACCAGCGCTGCCTCTTTGCCACTAACACCGCCATGCAGTGGCTGGACATCCGCCTGCAGATGATTGGAGTTGCTGTGGTTACAGCTATAGCAGGAATCGCCATCATCCAGCACCAGAGGCAACTGGGAAATCCAG GTCTTGTAGGCCTGGCCCTCTCGTATGCCCTGTCTGTCACAAACCTGCTGTCAGGCCTCATCTCCAGTTTCACGCAGACAGAGACCATGATGGTGAGTGTGGAGCGAGCAGAGGAGTACTCCACAGACATCCCCATAgagccccaggagcagctggtCCAG GTTGCCCCTGACTGGCCGAGCCAGGGCCACGTGGAGTTCCAGCAGGTGGTTCTGACATATCGGCCAGGACTGCCCAATGCTCTGGATGGGGTAACCTTCACCATCTACCCTGGAGAGAAAGTGGGGATTGTGGGGCGCACTGGATCTGGCAAATCTACCATCTTCTTGGCACTCTTCCGCATGGTGGAGCTGAGGGGGGGACGGATCCTCCTGGACAATGTTGACAGCCGATCAGTGGGCCTGGAGAGCCTGAG atcCAAACTGGCCATAATCCCCCAGGACCCATTTTTGTTCAGTGGGACAATCCGGGAGAACTTGGACCCCCTGGGGCGACATACAGACTTTGACCTATACCAGGTGCTGGAGCAGTGCCACCTACAGACGGTGATTACTCAGATGG GTGGACTGGACTCTgaactgggggagagagggaagagtctGTCGGTGGGACAGAGGCAGCTCGTGTGTCTGGCAAGAGCCCTCCTGACCCAGGCCAAG GTGCTGTGCATCGATGAGGCCACAGCCAGTGTGGATCAGAAGACCGATCAGCTGCTACAGCAGACCATCCGCCAGCgctttgctgacaaaactgtGCTCACGATTGCTCACAG GCTGAACACTATCCTGGACTCAGACCGTGTGCTAGTGATGCATGGGGGGAAGGTGGCGGAGCTGGATTCACCTGCTGTCCTCAGCAAGAGGGAAGACTCCTTGTTTCAGCAACTCTTGACCAGTGGGCAGCAATGA